The genomic segment GGCCAGTTGTGCTGTAATCAGAGTTGTAATTTTTTGGCGGTGGGAATTTTCCTTCTACGCGTTTACATTTTCCAGCTGCGGAGGTATCCATCACAGttagatgaatgtaaaggaaacagtGAAGCATCTGGTGACCTGCCGGCTTCTCCAAACTCCGggcctctgctgctgcatcagCGTACTTCCTCCCCGGTGTCGGCGAGGGGGGAGTGGAGATGATGCAGCAGCCTGCTTTTTAGGTCACTAGGTCTAGTCTGGAAGTCTCCCTCCCCCTGGACAGACGCAGCTAATCACTATCATATTGTTTCCTTCCTATCAGTGGTTTGCTTTGGGTTGTAGCCAGGGAGGGAACTGACCACCAGCCAATAGCCAAATGCTGCTAAATCTTTCTGTGTGTCCAGTAAGCTTTTCTACTCTGGCATCCATCACTCGGAGGTCCTGTTCTGGtataaaaatcaaatttttagGTAATGTAGTGAAAGTACTTACTGTGGTCAGTGAACAAATAAGATGCCGCACTGGTTGTAGTATTCTTTTCTCCCATTTATTTCTGCTAATTcaaactagagctgaacaattaatcagaaaaaaaaaaaaaatcgcaatatgaacttctgcaatttccaaatcgcagaggctgcaattcaTTTCTTAAGACAGAGGGACATCCAacatggatttctaaacaaggtgttttagtgctgtaggtaatctttggtccattaATCAAGTATAATGTGGGTGAAAACCTTTAATCAGACTCACAAttgcatctattttttttttaacaaaatcacttttctttaaacaattttttaaagttctaaaaagtgtatgacaagaaaaacttgagaTGATACAAATCACACTTTAAATTGCAATTGctatattctgtcaaataatcgcaattagattttttttgtcaatatctttcagccttAATTCAAACCCAGAACTATGGTTATAATAGAATGCTACATGTCTGTTTTGCATATTattataaacaaacataaaagagTCCACTCTAAAGTGATGCGTTTATTCCCCagcagagattttttttttcttttttatagaTTCCTTgtgtgcttttttgtttttgtttttttatggcgTGGCAAGTTTGACAGTTCCTCCACTTCTGATCAGAGGCTTCTTTGGTGGATGGTGACGACGACAAGTGAAATAGACGAGTTACGTAAGCGACTGTGTTTTGAATGAGAAGGAGCGACGAGGAAACAACAAAGTAGGCCAAAAGCCGCCAAACAGTCTATTAACTCTGAATTAGATGTAATGAAACAAGGTAAAAAACAAGTAGAAAGACGGCTTATATAACTATCGCTGGTGGCCCAAAATTCTCTTTCATTTGGAACTTAGATTTATGCATTGAAGTTGTTTACCAAATACTTAATTCATTAATCATCATACACTTGACTTACcgctttccctttttttttgtactctctctcccttctcgtTTCTGCCTCGCCCGCCCTTTCTGCCTTCTTACTTTCTGTGCAtccatcttttctctctgttatccctcctctccatcactcATGTCTATTCCTTCTTCTCCTGtcctgccatctctctctctctcccatcccctctttctccctccccatctctcccgtctctccatccacttatttctccttccccttcctccttccataCTTTCCCTCATCCCCTCATCCAtgtatccctccctctcccccaatTTCTCTCCCTTGTCTCCATCACGTCATCCATCtatcctccatccctccctccatccatccatccatctatccaacCATCCCTCATTATCCATCCTTTTATGTCGTCTTTACTCCCCTGCCGTCCTTCAAACACCCATttatccatccctccttcctctcctatGGTCTtgtccttcccccccccccccccctctctctctctctctcttctctctcctatAGACCCTGTGGTGCTGGGCAGAGCGTTATGGCTCAGACGCTGCAGATGGCGATCCCTAACTTTGGCAACAACGTCCTGGAGTGTCTGAACGAACAGCGGCTGCAGGGCCTCTACTGCGATGTCTCCGTGGTTGTCAAGGGCCACGCCTTCAAGGTCCCatattggttttgttttttaaactgtTATCTGTCTAGGGAAGGGTGATCTCACCTGGGAGCTGAAAAGTACAACCACAGACTTCTCACTtaaagtttttgggagattgggctgttggtcaacttacctgttgttaagtgatgagaacatagacaccaaaatcatccatgtatCCCAAAAAACcttagcatacattatgttgaggggtagtaggcaactagcattatctcaaaaaaGAAGCACATGAAAGGTAAATTGGAAGTGATTTTTAATGATCTGCGGCCAAATCTGGCAATTTTGTGTcagagattggtaaaatttacaataaatatgatacaaaaaaataactaccagggactactttacttatttccataggaagtgatgctGGCGTgcaatgggagactgtgtacaaaTAAAAATCACTGCTCAGCGAATGAGTACATATTTGCTCACCTAAAGCTAGAGCTATATTGACTTATTGATATAGTTTTTGTAATTTATGAATCCACAGACCATAATAAAAACCACCAACAGCTGTTtcttactaaaaggtcagtctggACCTTGGATACTTTACATAATGCTAGTCgcttactatcactcaacatagtgtctgCTAAAGTGTTGGCATGGAGCGCTGGAGATGATGATcgactggggacacatggatgattttggtgtttattgTCATCACTTTACAAGTAAGTAAGTCCCAAAAcgttcattcactttccccacacaGATTATTCCCTGTTTCAAGCTTACTGCGTCTCTGGATGTGAATAATGTGTTTGATGatgctttttttcttaaatgaaTTTAGAGAATAAGGTTTCACAAGTAGAAAAGTTGTGATTGGCAGACGGCGTCAGCCCCTGCAATTATTTATTGAATGTTTATTGGGACTAGTGTAAACATCTTGATAAGAGATGCTAGCATAAATAGCTAAACATGAAAGAGTGGAAAAAGTGCAAAACATGCtcataaaaattaaataaattcacTGGGTCATGATTTTATTATAGCCCAATGAATACTTCAGAAGAGCTGCGCCTTCCATTCTGTTAAGTTGTTTATTGAGGCCAGTCATGATCCAAACCTCATGGATGTGGTGAGGTCTGCAGACCAACTGGTGATATTTCACTTCAGCCAAAACATGTCCGTTTTTAGTGCACATGTAGAAGTCTATGAATTGTCCACAACCAAATTTGGTTGCTCTGGGTCAGCATCACTTACttacattttgaaaaccttGTCCCAAACCATCTataacacatttacaaacagATAAAATTAGACCCAGGTAGTgttatttcattctgttttctGCACTGTTCAAGAAGTAATTTTGTGCGCTTATAAGAGAAATTGTGCTACCAAATTGAACTGCCACTTTAAAGCATAACTCTCTGAGCAAAACCTCATCAACTGTTTCACTAAAGAGCTACTTATATCTTGCTTGACTGGGTGCGTCCCTCCCACACGTTGCTATTGGGACTATGGACACTCCAAAAAACCAAACCCCAAAACCATCCAAAGCACATCTTTTTCAACATGTTGACACTCACTTTGTAATGAGACATGcatatatttaattttcagtttatccatgacCTGACAACTTTCACTATTTATTTGGCCCTTCTTTACACAGCGGGGGAGGTAGACAGGCAACCGCAGCCGGCTGGCAAacagtaaacaaggaagtggtAAAGCAACGGCCaaggtagcatcaaaactgtacGAGAAAGGCAAGACTTTAGATACTTTTCATTTGCATCTTTTTACCGATATGACTCATGCCAAAGCGAGGAATCagtgtgttgaaaaagacatgcattgtgtgcttttggggttgatttttggagtgtcCATTGGCCCTGAAGGACTCTCTGCATTGGAGAGCTGCAGCAAGACGTAATTGGCTCTATAGTGGGGCTGGGCAatatatcgtataatatcgatatcatgatatgagactagatatcgtctgggattttggttatcgtaATATTGGAAAATAACTTAAGTGTTagttcttcctggtcttaaaggctgcgttacagtaaagtgagaCAATTTCCgaacttattagcctgttctggctgagtaatATGAACAAGGGCTGgttttacctgctcatcatatccttATTACTgtttacacattactgattacttatgatcattactaattttcaaaaatttcttgtgtgtaaatatcttatgaaagtatgaatactcatccccaaaatattgttacattatcgatatcgaggtattcggtctaaaatattgtgatatttgattttgtcaatatcacccagccctattctatttggtcagaatcaatcggtaagatgggaaaatagggtccagatAAAAAATGGCCGGAGTTATGCTTCAGATAATTTCAAGTCAtccatctctgctctctctggccACCTCACTTACCTCTCCCGCTTGTTGCCCCGCCCCTCGCCCCTCGCCCCTCCAGGCCCACCGCGCGGTGCTGGCAGCCAGCAGCTCCTACTTCCGGGATCTGTTCAACGCCGGGGGGAAGAGCTCGGTGGTGGAGCTGCCCCCGGCCGTGCAGCCGCAGAGCTTCCAGCAGATCCTGGCCTTCTGCTACACAGGACGCCTCAGCATGAACGTCGGGGACCAGTTCCTCCTCATGTACACCGCCGGCTTCCTCCAGATCCAGCAGATCATGGAGAAAGGCACCGAGTTTTTCCTCAAGGTAACCTGGGGGACTGGTTGAGggaggatggacagatggatcgGTGGGTAGATGGATGATTGGGATGGGAACGGGTTTGGACGGATGGATGATTAAAGAGTTTCTTGAGGATGAACGCAGATGTAGATCTGTTGGAAGATAATTAAAGTGCACAGGAATTTGAGGACTATTACATACACAGGTTTCTACAAGTGAaatcccttaaattgtttgtagttCTGGGGAGAAAATGAACCAAACATGGATAAAAATGGTATATGATATGCGGGACATTATGTCATCATGGTGGcgtctttctttgtttctttcttcttcttcttcttcttcttctgaacACAATAACTCCAGAACAATATATGCACCACAGGTTCCCACCTATATGATTAGATTTTGAAGCACATTGCTAcattaatttgcatattaagGAAGAAAAGCGGACTCTCTTGAAACTACTGTAACTTCTTAATGCTTAGAGatagagttcatattaatatcGCCCATGTGTCGTGTGAAGACAaatatgttgacatagaaatattccCTAATGagtgcattaattagcttaatttaTCACCTCATTAGCGTAACTGTTTATGTATAAGATATTATGGTGATtgtggcgggacattaggcagctcaagtgcctcttgtttatATTCTTAGATAAGCAGGAAAAGTCGACAAGTAGTggccaagaccaagacaagtcccAGATAAATAGATATGAGACTAAGACAAGTCCGAGTTAAAATAGACAggagaccaagacaagtccaagaTGTTGTAATGAGAAGTGcattacaaattaaatgtattattattattatgtcagAAGTTCTCTTGTGACCAGACTCGAGACCAAGACTGGACTCGAGTCCTACAGCCCCGACTAGACTTACCTTTACCTTTACTCACACTTGGTTTGGATCAGAGAGGGAAATGCTGGTTATTTGTTTTCCCTGGTTGGCGTTGTAGAGTTTGTTTAATCTACCAACCGCTTTGGCAGGTATCCAAGTATTGCCTGGAACTTGGAACGATTCTAAAAATAAATCTAGCCTGTAAAATAGTGACAGTGGCAAAATTTTTGGAAACCAAGGAATATCTTCTGCTTTGTTTAAGATGGATTGATAGACTGATGGGAGGAGGACTGGTTTGTATGGAAAGATAGATGGATAACCGGACTGGTTTGTATGGAAGGATAGATGGATAACCGGACAGACTGACAGCCTTAGCTAACCTGCTTTTTATGGTAATGTAGGGTGGGGAGTCGTGGCATTTTGATACTGTGTAAACATGAAAAATGATGGCAGTTTTTATTTCCATACTATTTCCATCTTCGTTAGTCACTATATGTCCTCATTCTTTGCATATCAAGCGTGTTTGATCAATCCAtcccccgtcccccccccccccccccctgcccccagGTTTCATCTCCCAGCTGTGACTCCCAGGGGCTCCACACCGAGGAAACCCCGCCCTCCGAGCCCCAGAGCCCCGTCACTCAAACGGTGGGAGGGGGCGGAGTCGGGGTCGTTGCCACGGCTGCGGGAAGGCCCGCCTCCTGCCTGACGCCCCTCCCCCTGGTGTCCAAGGTGAAGACGGAACAGACGACCGCGCCTCAGTCCAACTCACAGCCACAGCAGGTAGGCTGTTCTGCTTTTCTCAAAACGAGTCAAATGTTACTGCAGTAGTTTACAGCTAAAGGTTTCTTACACTCATGATTTGAGCAGAATagcctttaaaaaaacacatcattcAGTGTCGGATCACTTGAAACGGGTTCGTGAGTGGGTGTTGCTTTGGTTTGGAGTTTGAGATTTGAAAAGGGTTTGAGTAGATTTTCAAAGAAAGCTCACTCCCGGTATTACAGATGGCTCCAGCTCCACAACTTAATCTACTTATCTATTGTAATGGCAGCTGAAAAGCTCCTTTCCAAAACGCTATAGCCTACATCCATTTTGTAAGAGAGATCATTACCTAAAGGTTATCATTCAATCAAGGAAgcaagcaaggaatctctgtctgtatgtgtgtccttcgcatatctcgagaaccgttcgtccgatctacttcacacttggcgggtgtattgcatCCCAAGAACGTGCGGTGTCggattggacacgcgacacgttcaatattaataaactttgaataaacaagtgaacagcgctctgtgcagcagcggggcgaacagcgctctgtgcagcagcggggctcaaagcaagcgactggaagcgcagtgtcgagtgtgaagttgtttggatgagcggttctcgagaaagctgcaagcagcaatactggaggccaagcaatcggcccgttccgaacaggcatgttttgaacgggcactgcactaatatttctgaaataaagatgatccagtctgtttaaatgtgttatcattttgtcaaccaaggagtAAAATCATCTGCTATATTTTAAAAGGTACcatcatttatttacattttatgcagTCAATCATTTTAAGAGTGTCACTTTTTCCTAATTGGTGGAGACctcttgaatgaatgaaaactcttcaaatgttgTTAATTTCTTTGCTGGAGACCAGTATGGTTTGTGAATTTCACTGAGTCCACCTTAATGAGCTATGGGTGTTAAAAGAGCACAAAtcttatataaatatatatatatatatatatatatatatatatatatgtttatttgtttgtcttgctCCTTTTATTGTAACGCAAAATGGTCAGCATGGACAAATATATATCCGGAGTTCAAATGATGGTGATGCAGGGTCATGCTTATTGATTTGAAGTCATTTCTTGGGTATTTTCGCCCttatttgacagttcaaagtcaagatagacaggaaagactgggagagagaaggggatgacaAGCGACAAGTGTGGCGGGTAGTAATTTCAGACCATGTTAAgttaaatatgaaatgtatgcTAAAAGACTGGAAAACGCATCAAGGGTGTAAATCAGGATTTGgttactgtatatattatacaACTATATTAATATAGTTGTTATTGTTACATATGTTGTTATAGTTGTTTATTGGTGTAGGATTGGTTAGTTTGTTTTCCCAACATTTTTATTATAAAGGTTCTTAGAGGCTTCCCAGACAGGTGAAGGTGagtaacctctctctctctctctctctctctctctctctctctctctctctctctcttcccccccccttctctctctctcagcaggagGCATCTCCCTACTCGGTGGTCTGCACCCCCGTGGCCAAGCGGCTGTGGGAGGGGGGCAACCGTGACGGGGGAGGGGTGTCCGGAGGGGGCGGGGGAGGCGGTATGAGGAAAGCCGCGCgctactcctcttcctcctcctcttcctccactacCCAGGATGCCTCTGGGCGTGGATCCATGGCCAACGCCGCGATGGTGGGAGGCGGACTCAACAGTaaccataacaacaacaacaacaacggcgGGACCCCCGAGGGCACGAGCCCCGGCACGCTGAGCATGTACACCAGCGACTCGCCCATCAGTTACCACGACGACGAAGAAGAGGACGACATAACGGACGAGAGCGCCGAAGAGCAGTACAGACAGATCTGCAACATGTACACCATGTACAGCATGCTGAACGTCGGGGCCACAGGTAAACAGTCAGATAAATGCATTAagttgagctgtgtgtgtgtgtgagagttcaTTTTAAGGTTACTGTGTTTTCATACAAATATACacttcttctgtttttgtcttctgATGTTTCAAAACTATTCGGTAGCTCTTGCTAGAATTTGCTGTAGTTTGTTTACAAGTACAAACTCTATAAAGTTTGTTGATCCAAACTTCTCGAGAGTGGAGGTTGTTTGGGAGAATGAAACTTGTGAACTGAGGATCCTGCTGTCGTGTCGGCTCATAAATTGTTTATAGTCTCAGGAACACTGAAAAGTGGTAGAAATTCTAAACTCAAGTTTGTTCAAAATATTAAATGTGCGTGTGTTAAATGCTTTGAGCCGCATTAATCAGCAGGGAAATTCCAGCAATTGCTCACAGTCGTCCTAATGTGTTTATGCACCATAACatatttagtctgttatttggTCAAAGGATCACTTCCGTCAAGTCTACAAAAAGTATGAATGTCTGAGGTAGAGCGGTCACAAGTTTTGGTTCCTGGTTTATATAAAAAAAggttgtactgtgtgtgtgtggttaagtTCCTCACCGCTAGAACCACGTGTTCCTCCTCTGGCCGGGAATTGAATCATGACAGATGGCGCTGAAATGGCtagtcgattaatcaattagtcgatcgacagaaaacTAATCgatttataattttgataattaatcgctttagtcatttatcaagtaaaagtatcaaaaacatttgctggttacagcttcacaaagaCTGAGATTTgctatttttctctgtttcttatcattctaaaatgaattcaataaatgttttttaactgctggtcagactaagtaagtaATCattttgggctctggtaacttgtgatgggcatttgtcaatatttgtgacattttatagactaaatgattattcaaaaaagataataaaaaaaatctgtagtTGCAGCCCTAGCAGAGCTTTCTATCCTACTCTAccttctttctctattttccactgtctaaataaagactaaaaatgttaaatctaatgttaaatcctccttcctcctccctcagtgGCCGGGGAGCGGGTGGAGGCTCTGCCGGACCTGGCGGCGGAGTCGGGCGGCGGGCGGGGGGGCAGGGGCAGCCGCTCCCGGCAGGACCTGGCGTCGCTGCCCGCCGAGCTCATCAGCCAGATCGGCAACCGCTGCCACCCCAAGCTGTACGAGGAGGGCGACCCGGCCGAGAAGCTGGAGCTGGTGACGGGCACCTGCGTGTTCATCTCCCGCGCCCAGCTCATGAACTGCCACGTCAGCGCCGGCACCCGCCACAAAGTGCT from the Centroberyx gerrardi isolate f3 chromosome 3, fCenGer3.hap1.cur.20231027, whole genome shotgun sequence genome contains:
- the nacc1b gene encoding nucleus accumbens-associated protein 1, coding for MAQTLQMAIPNFGNNVLECLNEQRLQGLYCDVSVVVKGHAFKAHRAVLAASSSYFRDLFNAGGKSSVVELPPAVQPQSFQQILAFCYTGRLSMNVGDQFLLMYTAGFLQIQQIMEKGTEFFLKVSSPSCDSQGLHTEETPPSEPQSPVTQTVGGGGVGVVATAAGRPASCLTPLPLVSKVKTEQTTAPQSNSQPQQEASPYSVVCTPVAKRLWEGGNRDGGGVSGGGGGGGMRKAARYSSSSSSSSTTQDASGRGSMANAAMVGGGLNSNHNNNNNNGGTPEGTSPGTLSMYTSDSPISYHDDEEEDDITDESAEEQYRQICNMYTMYSMLNVGATVAGERVEALPDLAAESGGGRGGRGSRSRQDLASLPAELISQIGNRCHPKLYEEGDPAEKLELVTGTCVFISRAQLMNCHVSAGTRHKVLLRRLLAAFFDRSTLANSCGTGIRSSTNDPSRKPLDNRVLHAVKFYCQNFAPSFKESEMNAIAADMCTNARRVVRKSWIPKLKLLMAEGDAYSAFLADSVKMEADALGAEQGFDPASLEAVAAAAAANNNEAGGGATQADALQGAGGDGSTLF